Within Actinoplanes sp. L3-i22, the genomic segment ATGCGTCGGCGGGGTGTTCTCGCCGCGCCCTCGCGGCGGTGTGTCGCCCTCGCCGCGCCCACGCGGCGGTGTGTCGCCCTCGCCTCGCCCACGCGGCGGTGTGTCGCCCTCGCCTCGCCCACGCGGTGGCGTGTCGCCCTCGCCGCGCCCACGCGGTGGCGTGTCGCCCTCGCCGCGTCCGCGCGGCGGTGTGCCGCCCTCGGGGCGGCCTGGTGGCGGCGGGGTGCCCTCGGGGCGTGCGCGGGTCGGCTCGGCGTCCTGAGCGACTCCGTGAGCCGATGTGGCGCCTGGTGTGAGTCCGCGGGCCGGGGAGGTGGTCTCGGGAGATCTTGGGGTGGGGTCTGGCAAGTTGAGTCTCCACTCATTATTGTTGGGCGGGAAGCTGAGTTGGGACTCATCTTATCGGAGGTGTGCGGTGACGCCGCAGGAGATCTTTGCGCGGATGCGGGAGCGGTGGCTGGCGGGGGAGCCGACCTATGACGGCGCGATGCTGGCCGGTGACGTCGTGGTGGAGACGCCGTTCGCGGCGCCGGGGCGGCCCACCCGCACCGAGGGGCGGGAGCGGGTGATCGAGCAAGCGCGGGCCGGGCGGGCCGGCTTCCCGGTGCGGTTCGACGAGTGCCGGGGCGTCGTCATCCACGAGACCACCGACCCGGACGTGATCGTCGTGGAATATG encodes:
- a CDS encoding nuclear transport factor 2 family protein; amino-acid sequence: MTPQEIFARMRERWLAGEPTYDGAMLAGDVVVETPFAAPGRPTRTEGRERVIEQARAGRAGFPVRFDECRGVVIHETTDPDVIVVEYELVGTHEVTGAQASAPFIGVLRTRDGLLAGWREYQHTMAIAAALST